In Candidatus Binatota bacterium, the genomic stretch GCGGTAGACAAAGACCCCGGTCTTCCCTATCCCCGGCACCGGTGGCACGAAGGGATAAGAACCTGTCGCCGCTACGACGATGTCGTAAGTGATCTCCTCACCTTTCCGGGAGCGGACTACCTTGCGGCGCCGGTCTATGCTTTCGACGCAATCGCCTATGTGCAGTTCGATGCCATTTTCGCGGTACCAGTCCCGGTTGGCCAGCATCAGCTTTTCGGCGTCGCGATGCGCGAAGAACTGGGTAAGCCCCACGCGATCATAGGCCGCCCTGGCTTCCTCGCAGAACGTGACCACGCGGTACTTGCCGGCCTTGTCTGATTCGATGAGCTTCTCGCAGAAGCGATGGCCGACCATGCCGTTGCCCACCACCACTACCGTCTGGCGCGTATCAATTTTGCTACTATTCTTCATGTCCCTCGTTTGCCCGACCCCGGTGCGCTCGCCGCTCACCCTCGCGGCTCCTCCTCCCAGTAATCCACCGGGCGTATACGCACAGCGCAGGCCTTGTATGACGGCTGCCTCGACTCCGGATCGAACACCGCATCGGTCAAGCGATTGGTCTCCTCGTAGTGCATCGGCGCAAAGACCTGGCCGGGCTTGACCGAACGGGTGACGAACGCCTTGGCTCTCATAATGCCGCGTCGCGACTCGACTCGAATCATCCTGGCGTGCTCAATTCCGTGCGCGCGAGCATCAACGGGATTGACCTCCAGGTAGGCACCGGCGGGGTAAAGGCGACGCAAGATGGCGGAAATCCTGGTACGTGTCTGGGTATGCCACTGCGCGGCACTGCCGCGCCCCGTGAGCAGAAGAAGCGGATAGCCCTTGTCGGGTTTCTCGGGCATCGAACGCGGTTTGCTTACTCGGAATCGCGCCCGGCCATCGGGGTGAAAAAAACTCCCGTCCTCGAACAGCCGGCGCTCACTTTTCAAAACCTCGGTTTTGCCGTCGGCCGGGGTCAGTGGCCACTGGATTCCACCTCGTTGGTCCAACTCCCGGTAGCCTTCGATAGCCGAGAAGTCGCATGGCCGGCCACGTGAAAGATCCGACAGTAGACTGAACACCGCCTCGGGAGACTCCCATTTCTCGAATATCTCGGCGCAGCCCCAGTAGTCGGCCAGCAGTTTGAAAATACTGAAGTCAGAGAGCGCGAGACCCGGGGCGCGTGCGACCTTTTTCACGAGGCCTATGCGCCGCTCCGAGTTTATGAACGTGCCTTCTTTTTCACCCCACCCCGCCGCCGGCAATAGCAGGTCGGCGTGGCGCGCAGTGGTGGTGTCGTGGTACATGTCCTGGACAACGAAGAAATCCAGTCTTTCGAGAATCTCGGCCAGGCCGTTCTGGTTGATCCACGAGTGGGCCGGATTCGTCCCGATAACCCATAGGCCTTTTATCCTGCCGCCCGCTATACCCTCCACGATTTGATCGTAGGACAAGCTTTGTCGAGCAGAGATACGCGCCGCATCAATCCCGAGGACCTCTCCGACTTCGCGACGATGCTCGGCGTTGGAGAAATCCCGCCCACCAAACATGCTCGTCGTGTTGCTGAACAGGCGTGACCCCATGGCGTTGCACTGGCCGGTGAGCGAATTGGCACCAGTGCCCACGCGGCCGATGTTGCCGGTCATCAAGGCCAGGTTGATGATCGCCGTGGCGACGGCCACCCCTTCGTAGCTCTGGTTGACACCCATCGTCCACCAGAACGACACCCTTTTGCCTTCGTGGATAGTGCGCGCGAGGTCCATGAGAGCCTTGACCGAGATACCGCTATCCGCGGCGACACGTTCGGGGACAAACTCCTCGACGTGGGCCACCATCTCCTCAAACCCACTGGCGTGTTGTTCGATGTAGCTGCTATCGACCCACCCCTCTTTCACGAGGATCCGGGCCAGGCCGTACATCAGGACGAGATCAGATTTAGGCTTGATGGCCAGGTGCGTGGTGGCCACCATTGCGGTCTCGGTCTTGCGGGGATCAATGACAACGACCCTGGGATCGTGTGGGTTTTTCAGCA encodes the following:
- a CDS encoding nitrate reductase yields the protein MSVRVVCGFCSVGCGLDVHMHDGEATGIVPAIDYPVNKGAACPKGWESLRVLDSEHRATRPLMRGRSGELEPTDWPTAAQAFTRRFKRIQEEHGEDSVAFLSTGQMVTEEMALLGAFARFGMGLVHGDGNTRQCMATSVVAYKQAFGFDAPPYTYGDLEESDVIVMVGANPCIAHPVLWERVLKNPHDPRVVVIDPRKTETAMVATTHLAIKPKSDLVLMYGLARILVKEGWVDSSYIEQHASGFEEMVAHVEEFVPERVAADSGISVKALMDLARTIHEGKRVSFWWTMGVNQSYEGVAVATAIINLALMTGNIGRVGTGANSLTGQCNAMGSRLFSNTTSMFGGRDFSNAEHRREVGEVLGIDAARISARQSLSYDQIVEGIAGGRIKGLWVIGTNPAHSWINQNGLAEILERLDFFVVQDMYHDTTTARHADLLLPAAGWGEKEGTFINSERRIGLVKKVARAPGLALSDFSIFKLLADYWGCAEIFEKWESPEAVFSLLSDLSRGRPCDFSAIEGYRELDQRGGIQWPLTPADGKTEVLKSERRLFEDGSFFHPDGRARFRVSKPRSMPEKPDKGYPLLLLTGRGSAAQWHTQTRTRISAILRRLYPAGAYLEVNPVDARAHGIEHARMIRVESRRGIMRAKAFVTRSVKPGQVFAPMHYEETNRLTDAVFDPESRQPSYKACAVRIRPVDYWEEEPRG